A single genomic interval of Microbulbifer variabilis harbors:
- the gpM gene encoding phage terminase small subunit, with translation MSLALRHKKKCLANAQSKISAEAAEQTPEVVTQSNRDEYARELSEQSLEHDLKLLSERTDIAEKIDFKRALLPKYLPRVRQYMESGAHYQNPILVYCVIWLIDVGDIEQALALANYAIEQQQSMPERFKRDLPTYVAEELHDWADREYKAQRSPFPYFSEVVEAVQSQRWPVINIIVLSKIYKLAGLLYDQEEDFAKAVYWYERAE, from the coding sequence ATGAGTCTCGCGTTGCGTCACAAAAAGAAATGCTTGGCTAATGCACAAAGCAAAATTTCTGCAGAAGCAGCAGAACAGACACCGGAAGTGGTCACTCAATCGAACCGTGATGAATACGCCCGCGAACTGTCCGAACAGAGTTTAGAGCATGATTTAAAACTGCTTTCAGAGCGCACAGATATTGCCGAAAAAATTGACTTTAAGCGGGCACTATTGCCTAAGTATTTGCCCCGTGTTCGTCAATATATGGAAAGCGGTGCGCATTATCAGAATCCGATCCTGGTGTACTGCGTTATCTGGCTAATTGATGTTGGCGATATAGAGCAGGCCTTGGCACTGGCCAACTATGCCATTGAGCAGCAGCAATCGATGCCCGAGCGATTCAAGCGAGATTTACCCACCTATGTTGCCGAAGAGTTACACGATTGGGCGGATCGTGAATACAAAGCTCAGCGTTCCCCATTCCCTTATTTTTCTGAAGTAGTGGAAGCGGTGCAATCTCAGCGCTGGCCGGTCATCAATATTATTGTATTGAGCAAAATCTATAAATTGGCGGGCTTACTCTATGACCAGGAAGAAGACTTTGCCAAAGCGGTGTACTGGTATGAGAGGGCCGAATAG
- a CDS encoding phage major capsid protein, P2 family gives MRNDTRLKFASLASGMAKTYGVEMVDKTFSASPSVEQKLQDKIVESSSFLQRINVIGVDELKGEKIFGSATGLVGKRTNTTNNDRQTSDPLGLDPFGYECVKTEYDVHILYQTLDAWAKFKNFNGKFMDYVRKAIAHARIKQGFYGTHRAAETNPSTSPNGEDVNKGWFQKLREYNAGAQMLTEGGTVGQIRLGPGGDYENLDAMVHDVLQLVAEPHRDGEDLVALIGRDLLAQDKAQLYTAQGQNPTEKERVENSAVTRTYGGLLSHPVPFFPVRGLMITSWDNLSLYYQSGAVRQKIEDNAKRDRVEHYNTMNEDYVVETLDKAAGIEFANVKLPDGNGGWQ, from the coding sequence ATGCGTAATGATACCCGGCTTAAATTTGCTTCTTTGGCTAGCGGTATGGCAAAGACTTATGGCGTGGAAATGGTTGATAAAACATTTTCGGCATCGCCTTCCGTCGAACAGAAGCTACAGGACAAAATTGTCGAGTCCTCCAGCTTCCTGCAGCGGATCAATGTTATTGGAGTCGATGAACTTAAGGGCGAGAAAATATTCGGCTCTGCGACTGGGTTAGTGGGTAAGCGAACCAACACCACCAATAACGACCGCCAAACCAGTGATCCGTTGGGCCTGGACCCGTTTGGCTATGAATGCGTAAAAACGGAATACGATGTTCATATTCTGTATCAGACCCTGGATGCTTGGGCAAAATTCAAAAACTTCAATGGCAAGTTTATGGACTATGTGCGCAAGGCGATTGCCCATGCGCGTATTAAACAGGGCTTTTATGGCACTCATAGAGCAGCAGAGACAAACCCCAGCACCTCTCCCAATGGTGAAGACGTTAACAAAGGCTGGTTCCAAAAATTGCGTGAATATAACGCAGGTGCGCAGATGCTCACCGAAGGCGGTACGGTAGGGCAAATCCGCTTGGGTCCAGGTGGCGATTACGAAAACCTGGATGCAATGGTCCATGACGTACTGCAGTTAGTTGCTGAACCGCACCGTGATGGCGAGGACCTGGTGGCCCTAATTGGCCGTGATCTACTCGCTCAGGACAAAGCACAGCTGTATACCGCACAAGGTCAAAACCCGACCGAAAAAGAACGTGTCGAGAATAGCGCGGTAACGCGTACTTACGGTGGTCTGTTATCTCACCCGGTTCCGTTCTTTCCAGTGCGTGGCTTAATGATTACCAGCTGGGATAACTTAAGCCTGTATTACCAATCCGGCGCAGTACGCCAAAAGATCGAAGATAACGCCAAGCGCGACCGTGTGGAGCATTACAACACCATGAACGAAGACTACGTGGTGGAAACACTGGATAAAGCGGCGGGTATCGAATTTGCCAATGTGAAATTGCCAGATGGCAACGGCGGTTGGCAGTAA